DNA sequence from the Streptomyces canus genome:
CCAGGTGGGTGGCCGCCGCGTTGTTGTGCAGGACGTCGAGACCTCCGTACGTCTCCACCGCCGCGGTCACCATGGCCCGTACGCTCTCGATGTCGCCGAGGTCGACCGGGACCGCCGTCGCGGAGCCGCCGGCGGCGCGGATCTCCTCCGTCACCGCCTTGGCACCCTCGAGGTTCAGGTCGGCCACGACCGTGTGGGCGCCCTCGGCCGCGAGGCGGCGGGCGGTGGCCGCGCCGATGCCGGACGCGGCCCCGGTGACGACGGCTATCTTGTCCTGGAGTCGCGTCATGGCGAACCGCCTTTTCTACTCGGTGAGTTGACTGCCGACAACCGACACGAACGAGACGCACTCGCCGGGTCCGCCGCCGAGGTTGTGGGTCAGGGCGAGCGAGCGTCCTTCGGCCACGGACTTCACGGTCCGCTCGGCCGGTGCCTCGCCGCGCAGTTGGAGCCAGGCCTCGAACATCATCCGCAGGCCGGAGGCGCCGATGGGGTGGCCGAAGGCCTTCAGGCCGCCGTCCGGGTTGACCGGCAGCGAGCCGTCCAGGTCGAACGCGCCGCTGGTGACGTCCTTCCAGCCCTGACCGCGCTCGGAGAAGCCCAGGTCCTCCATCAGCACCAACTCCGTGGGCGTGAAGCAGTCGTGGACCTCGGCGAGGGCGAGTTCGGCGCGCGGGTCGGTGATGCCCGCCTGCCGGTAGGCCTCCTGCGCGGAGGCGACGACCTCGGGGAAGGTGGTGAAGTCGTACTCGGGGTCGAGGAGCCCGTCGGCCGGACCGGCGACGAAGGACAGCGCCTTCACGAAGATCGGCTTGTCGGTGTACTTGTAGGCGTCCTCGGCGCGCACCACGATCGCCGCCGCCGAACCGTCCGAGACGCCCGAGCAGTCGAACACGCCCAGCATGCCCGCGACGATCGGGGCCGACCGGATGCGCTCCAGCGGGACCTCCTTGCGGAACTGGGCGCGCGGGTTGCGGGCCCCGTTGACGTGGTTCTTCCAGGCGATGCGGGTGATGACGTCCTTCATCTCCTCCCCCGCCAGGCCGTACTTGGCGGCGTAGGCGGGGGCGAGGAGGGAGAAGTTGGCCGGGGCGGTGATCTCCCCGCGGCTGTCGTCTCCCGCGCCCGGAATGACGGTGCCGGACAGCCCGGACATGCCGGAGTCCTTGAGCTTCTCCACGCCGACGGCCATCGCCACGTCGTACGCCCCCGAAGCGACGGCGTAGCAGGCGTTGCGCAGCGCCTCGGAGCCGGTCGCGCACATGTTCTCGACGCGGGTGACCGGCTTGTGGGGCAGGTGGAGCGCCCGGCTCAGGGTCAGCCCGGACACGCCGGAGGCCTGGGTGCCGAACCAGTACGCGTCGATGTCGTCGAGGGTGATGCCGGCCGAGGTGACGGCCTCGCCGACGGCGTCGATCAGCAGGTCGTCCGCCGAGCGGGTCCAGTGCTCGCCGAAGGGCGTGCAGCCCATGCCGACGATCGCGACCCGGTCCCGTATTCCGTGCGAGCCCATCAGTGTGTCCCCTCGGTCTCGCCCGTGCGCACCGGCCGGGCCTTCCAGAAGTAGTTGTGGACGCCGGACGCGGTGACCGTGCGCCGGAAGGTCATCTCGACCCGGGCGCCGATGACGGCGTCGGCCTCCGTGGCGTCGGTCAGCTGGCAGCGGAACCGGCCGCCGCCGTCGTAGTCGACGACCACGACGAGCATCGGCGGACTCGGCGTGGCCGCCAGGCGGTCGACGGTGAACGTGGCGACCGTGCCGCGCACGTCCGCCATCGGCTCGTCGGTCATGGCGTCGACGCTCCGGCACGAGGTGCACACCCGGTCCGGCGGCAGATGCCGGGTGGCGCACTTCTCGCAACGGGAGGCGACGAAGCCGTACTTCCATCCGGTGCGGCGGTGTGCGGGCGGGGCGTAGGGCGGCTCGGGGTCCGGCCGGCGGGGTGGTTCGCGGTCGAGGAGGCCGCGCCAGGACAGGTAGGTGGCGTACGGCATCGGGGCGCTGCCCTGGGCGATCTGAGCGGCGACCGGGCGGGCCGCGCGGTGTGCGGGGAGTGCGTCGGTGGTGCGCAGCAGGAGGACTCCGGCGCCGTCGCCGAGTACGACGAGGGCGATGGTCTCGCCGGACCGGGCCCGATCGAGGACGTCGGCGAGGAGCAGGCCCGGCTGGGCGGTGCCGGCGTTGCCGATCACCCCGGCCAGGTCCGGGGTCACCGCCTCGGCGCGGACCCCGGCTGTGCGCCGGACCGCCGCGCACGCGCGCGCGTGCAGGCCCGCGACCACGAAGTGGTCGATCGAGCCGATGTCGACCGCCGCGTGGTCGAGGGCCGCGGTGAGCGCCCTGTCCGCGAGGGACACGTAGATCTCCTCGGCGAAGCGCTCCTCCCAGACCCGGGAGACGGGCGCGCCCGGCAGCCGCCAGCGGTCGAGAATCTCGTCGCTGACCGTGTCATGAGCGAGCAACTCCGCGATGACCGGGGCTCCGTTGCGGTGCCCGCCGAAGACGAACGCCGCCGCGCCGTCGCCGCCCGCGACCTCGTCGCTGCCGCCGGGCAGGCCGGTGCGCAGGTCGGACAGGACCGTCAAGGTCGTTACCGGGGATCGTGCGGCCGTGACCAGGGCACCGAGGCCGGAGCGCACGGAGCCGGCCATGTCGGCGGCGAGCACGTGCGGGTCCAGGCCGAGCGCGGCATGGACGGCGGTGGCGTTGGTCTTGTCGAGGTAGGCGGGTGCGGCGGTGGCGAGGAAGAGCTGGCTGACGCGGGCGCGCAGTCCGTCGCGGGCCAGGGCGCCGCGGGCCGCCTCGACGGCCATGGACGTGCTGTCCTCGTCGTAGCCCGCGACCGCGCGGGTTCCCTTGCCTCCCTTGCCGCCCAGGGCGGCTGCGACATCCGTCCTCGCGAGGCGGTGGTACGGCACGTAGGCGCCGTATGCGATCAGTCCGGCCATGTCAGCGTCCTCCATGAACGTGGGTTGCGTCGGTCGGCCGCTCGAAGACCGCGGCCAGGCCCTGGCCCCCACCGAGGCACATGGTCTCCAGGCCGTAGCGGGCCTGACGGCGGTCCAGTTCGCGCAGCAGGGTGGCGAGGATGCGGCCGCCGGTGGCGCCGACGGGGTGGCCCAGCGAGATGCCGGAGCCGTTGACGTTGAACCGCTCGAAGTCGGTATCGGTCAGGCCCCATTCACGCGTGCAGGCCAGGACCTGGGCGGCGAAGGCCTCGTTGAGTTCGATCAGGTCGATGTCGGCAAGCTTCAGTCCGACTCGCTCCAGGGCCCGGGCGGTGGCGGGTACGGGGCCGATGCCCATGGTCTCGGGTGGTACGCCGACGACGGCCCAGGAGACCAGGCGGCCCAGCGGGCGCAGGCCGAGTTCGGCGGCGCGCTCGGGGTGGGTCACGACGCAGAGCGCGGCGCCGTCGTTCTGGCCGCTGGCGTTGCCGGCCGTGACGGTCGCCTCGGGGTCCTGGCGGCCGAGCACGGGGCGCAGCGACGCGAGCTTCTCCAACGACGAGCCGGGGCGCGGGTGTTCGTCGGTGTCGACGACCGTCTCGCCCTTGCGGCTGCGTACGGTGACGGGCACGATCTCGTCCGTGAACCGGCCATCGCGCTGGGCCGCGACGGCCTTCTCGTGGGAGCGCAGGGCGAGTCGGTCCTGTTCCTCGCGGGGGATGGCGTACTCGCGCCGGAGGTTCTCGGCGGTCTCCAACATGCCCCCGGGGACGGGGTGGTTGACCCCTCCGGAGGTGACGCGGCCGCGCGCCAGCCGGTCGTGCAGGGTGGTGCCGGCCCCGCGCACGCCCCAGCGCACCCCGGTCGTGTAGAACTCGGCCTGGCTCATGGACTCGACGCCCCCGGCCAGCACGAGGTCGCTCGCGCCGGTCTGCACCTGCATCGCCGCGGTGATGATCGCCTGCAGTCCGGAGCCGCAGCGGCGGTCGATCTGCAGTCCCGGCACCTCCACGGGCAGACCGGCGTCCAGGGCGGCCACGCGGCCGATGGCCGGGGCCTCGCCGTTGGGGTAGCACTGGCCCAGCAGGACGTCGTCGACGGCTGCGGGCGGTATGCCGGTGCGTTCCAGTACGGCGCGGACGACCGTGGCGGCGAGTTCGGCCGCCGTCACGTCACGGAAGGCGCCGCCGTAGCCGCCGACGGGGGTACGCAGGGGTTCGCAGATCACCGCGTCACGCAGGAGGGCGGGCATCAGCACTGCCTTTCATGAGGGGTCACATGTACCGGCCGCCGGTGACCTCGACCACGGCTCCGGTGACGTAGCTCGCCAGGTCGGAGGCGAGGAACAGGACGACCTGGGCGACCTCGGCGGGCTCTCCGGCACGTCCCATCGGGATCTCCGCGAGCTTCGCGTCCCAGGCGGCCCTGGGCATCGCCTCGGTCATGGCGGTGCGGATCAGACCGGGCTGGACGGCGTTGACGCGTATCCCGGCCCGGGCGAGTTCCTTGGCGGAGGCCTTGGTGAGGCCGACGAGTCCGGCTTTGGCGGCGCTGTAGTTGGTCTGCCCGAAGTTGCCGACCTTGCCGGCGATGGAGGAGATGTTGACGATGCTGCCGCCCTGGCCGTGCGCGCGCATCGCCTCGGCGGCGTACCGGGTGCCGTTCCAGGCGCCGGTCAGGTGCACGTCGACGACGGCGCGGAAGTCGGCGAGAGCCATCTTGCGCAGGGTCGCGTCCCGGGTGATTCCGGCGTTGTTGACCATGACGCCGACCGGTCCGAAGATGTCGGTGCCGTGGGCGACGAGGGCGGCGACCTCGTCCTCGTCGGTGACGTCGCAGCGCAGCGAGGTGGCTGCCACGCCGTTCTTGGCGAGGCGTTCGGCGGCTTCCGCGGCCGCGTCCTCGTTGATGTCGCCGAGGACGACGGACGCACCCTCGGCGCCGAGGACTCCGGCGATCTCGAAGCCGATGCCCTGTGCGCCGCCGGTGATCACCGCGTTGCGGCCGTCCAGCAGTCCCATGTCAGCCCGCCCTGGCTCGACGCTATTCCTCTCAAATAGATAACCTATTATGCTGAAACAATCAATACAGCGACTGAGCTGTGCGCACGGGCCGGACGAGGAGAGTACGCAGGTGGACATCAGCTATCCCCCCGAGACCGAAGCGTTCCGCACCGAGGTCAGGGCGTTCCTCGCCGAAACACTGCCGCCGCGCTGGAAGGGCATCGGCGCCCTCGACGAGGAGGCGGCCTGGGCCTTCGCCCGGGACTGGCGCCGTCTGCTGGCCGAGCGCCGCTACCTCTCACTGACCTGGCCCGAGCAGTACGGCGGCCGGGGCCTGACCAAGCTCCACCAGGTGGTGCTCATGGAGGAACTGGCGCTGGCCGGTGTGCCGTTCGGGCTGCCGCAGGACACCTTCGGCGTGAAGATGCTGGCCAACACGCT
Encoded proteins:
- a CDS encoding acetyl-CoA C-acetyltransferase; translation: MPALLRDAVICEPLRTPVGGYGGAFRDVTAAELAATVVRAVLERTGIPPAAVDDVLLGQCYPNGEAPAIGRVAALDAGLPVEVPGLQIDRRCGSGLQAIITAAMQVQTGASDLVLAGGVESMSQAEFYTTGVRWGVRGAGTTLHDRLARGRVTSGGVNHPVPGGMLETAENLRREYAIPREEQDRLALRSHEKAVAAQRDGRFTDEIVPVTVRSRKGETVVDTDEHPRPGSSLEKLASLRPVLGRQDPEATVTAGNASGQNDGAALCVVTHPERAAELGLRPLGRLVSWAVVGVPPETMGIGPVPATARALERVGLKLADIDLIELNEAFAAQVLACTREWGLTDTDFERFNVNGSGISLGHPVGATGGRILATLLRELDRRQARYGLETMCLGGGQGLAAVFERPTDATHVHGGR
- a CDS encoding OB-fold domain-containing protein; this translates as MAGLIAYGAYVPYHRLARTDVAAALGGKGGKGTRAVAGYDEDSTSMAVEAARGALARDGLRARVSQLFLATAAPAYLDKTNATAVHAALGLDPHVLAADMAGSVRSGLGALVTAARSPVTTLTVLSDLRTGLPGGSDEVAGGDGAAAFVFGGHRNGAPVIAELLAHDTVSDEILDRWRLPGAPVSRVWEERFAEEIYVSLADRALTAALDHAAVDIGSIDHFVVAGLHARACAAVRRTAGVRAEAVTPDLAGVIGNAGTAQPGLLLADVLDRARSGETIALVVLGDGAGVLLLRTTDALPAHRAARPVAAQIAQGSAPMPYATYLSWRGLLDREPPRRPDPEPPYAPPAHRRTGWKYGFVASRCEKCATRHLPPDRVCTSCRSVDAMTDEPMADVRGTVATFTVDRLAATPSPPMLVVVVDYDGGGRFRCQLTDATEADAVIGARVEMTFRRTVTASGVHNYFWKARPVRTGETEGTH
- the fabG gene encoding 3-oxoacyl-ACP reductase FabG codes for the protein MGLLDGRNAVITGGAQGIGFEIAGVLGAEGASVVLGDINEDAAAEAAERLAKNGVAATSLRCDVTDEDEVAALVAHGTDIFGPVGVMVNNAGITRDATLRKMALADFRAVVDVHLTGAWNGTRYAAEAMRAHGQGGSIVNISSIAGKVGNFGQTNYSAAKAGLVGLTKASAKELARAGIRVNAVQPGLIRTAMTEAMPRAAWDAKLAEIPMGRAGEPAEVAQVVLFLASDLASYVTGAVVEVTGGRYM
- a CDS encoding acetyl-CoA acetyltransferase; its protein translation is MGSHGIRDRVAIVGMGCTPFGEHWTRSADDLLIDAVGEAVTSAGITLDDIDAYWFGTQASGVSGLTLSRALHLPHKPVTRVENMCATGSEALRNACYAVASGAYDVAMAVGVEKLKDSGMSGLSGTVIPGAGDDSRGEITAPANFSLLAPAYAAKYGLAGEEMKDVITRIAWKNHVNGARNPRAQFRKEVPLERIRSAPIVAGMLGVFDCSGVSDGSAAAIVVRAEDAYKYTDKPIFVKALSFVAGPADGLLDPEYDFTTFPEVVASAQEAYRQAGITDPRAELALAEVHDCFTPTELVLMEDLGFSERGQGWKDVTSGAFDLDGSLPVNPDGGLKAFGHPIGASGLRMMFEAWLQLRGEAPAERTVKSVAEGRSLALTHNLGGGPGECVSFVSVVGSQLTE